The proteins below are encoded in one region of Mycteria americana isolate JAX WOST 10 ecotype Jacksonville Zoo and Gardens chromosome 22, USCA_MyAme_1.0, whole genome shotgun sequence:
- the KRT222 gene encoding keratin-like protein KRT222, whose product MELSQLLNESRAKYETPITRNQIKTITSARTQLEEAAVKRMDKDAEALKAARAELCEARRQWHHMQIEIESLHAVEKGLERSLHATEQQYHMQLQNLEAEIECLEKELLEVRRGIEKQLQEHEILLNTRMKLEEEIATYRSLLEQEENRFRCAIPDQKDNKKPTTSKIAFTLPSGGVKKHETEKVELMTKQAILDGNIMKESTEAHGTVQTEKVDEVIKEWEGSFFKDNPRLRKKSVSLRFDLHLAATDEGCLHAKKKTLPDIEVRLVMRRSCSIPSIKP is encoded by the exons ATGGAACTGTCCCAGCTCCTCAATGAGAGCAGGGCAAAGTATGAAACGCCCATCACCAGAAATCAGATAAAGACCATCACCTCAGCAAGGACCCAG CTAGAAGAAGCTGCAGTTAAAAGAATGGACAAAGATGCAGAAGCATTAAAGGCAGCCAGAGCAGAACTCTGTGAAGCAAGACGGCAGTGGCACCATATGCAGATTGAAATTGAATCTCTCCACGCTGTG gaaaaggGTTTGGAACGTTCATTGCATGCCACAGAGCAGCAGTACCACATGCAACTACAAAATTTAGAAGCTGAGATTGAATGCTTAGAGAAAGAGCTACTGGAAGTGAGAAGAGGTATTGAGAAACAGCTTCAAGAGCATGAAATTCTCCTGAACACAAGGATGAAACTGGAGGAGGAGATAGCAACATATCGCAGTCTGCTTGAGCAGGAAGAGAACAG gttTCGTTGCGCTATACCTGACCAGAAGGACAACAAAAAGCCCACCACTAGCAAGATTGCCTTTACACTGCCTTCAG GTGGTGTAAAGAAGCATGAAACTGAGAAAGTGGAACTGATGACAAAACAAGCAATCCTAGATGGAAATATTATGAAGGAAAGCACTGAAGCTCATGGCACTGTACA GACAGAAAAAGTGGATGAAGTCATTAAAGAATGGGAAGGTTCTTTCTTTAAGGACAACCCTCGCTTAAGGAAAAAATCCGTTTCATTGCGCTTTGATCTCCACCTAGCAGCAACGGATGAAGGATGTTTACATGCTAAAAAGAAAACTCTTCCCGACATTGAAGTCAGGCTGGTAATGAGGAGATCTTGCAGTATCCCATCTATCAAACCTTAA